GACCACAGATATTACCAGCAGAGTGGAAGGCATACAGGAGTCCACGCAGAAGTCGGTAGAAGCAATCCGGAATATTTCCGACACCATTCAGACGGTAAGCGAGTCCTGTGGCAGTATTAATGATGCTGTGAACGAGCAAAGCGGTGTTACCGCAGAGATCAGCCGGAACATGCAACAGCAAGCCGAGCGGGCAAAAAATGCCTCGGCAAAGCTGAGTGACGTCATCAAGGACATTGATGATACTGAAGTCGCTTCGAAGGAATTACAAGGCGCCGCTATGGCCCTCAATGAAATGGCCGGGAAACTCTCGAAAGACATAGTGACGCTTTTGGCAGACTAGGAGAAGGAAATAAATTTATCTCATTGTTGACGGATCGGCTTTTCTGAAGTGGATGGTCTCCGGAATTTGCAGAGGCTGGATGAGAATGTGTATATCCGGCAAAAAGTTAGTGGTTTTGTAAGGGGGTAGTAACATGTTTATATATCCGGTTGAGCTGTCGGACCTGAAGCATGATGTTCACAGGAACCTGTTTCAATATTGGAACAAAATTAGAGGCAACCGATCCATGCCAAGCCGAAAGGATTTCGAGCCGACAGAGGTGCCCAATGTGTTGAAACATATCCTTATGGTGAATGTTGAGCAAGCTACAGGTCGGTATCTGATCCGGCTGCTTGGATCGGAAACAGTACAAGCCTTGGGTGCAGATCCCACAGGTCAATATGTAGATAGTATTCCCGTCATTTCCCGAGTTGTGGAACGTTGCAATTGGATCGTTGAAAACAAGATCCCCTATTACTACCAAGGCAACGTTGAATGGTCGGAAAAAAACTTCCTTGAATATCGGTCTATAACGTTCCCTTTTTCCGACGACGGAGAAACTGTTGATATCATAATGGCCGCTATGGTTTACCTCTTTCCAGAGTCGACCTGACCCGCCTACACCATATCTCTCGGTTTCGGAGAAGGCCGCAGTGGGGGTGTGAAGGGCAGCAGCAATCTTGAGAGGATTTTCTATTATTAGGGAATGATATTATACTGTCAGGTCTGTTTGGATTCGCGTTCCTATATCAATAGATCCCTAAAGTAAAATGGGGCATGAATAATAGTAAAGGTATCTTTTTTCCAATGTTTAAAGCCCCCGTTCAGCTATCCGACTTGGAATATGATGTCCATAAAGAACTGTTTTCCTACTGGGACAAAATCAGGGGGTCAAAACCCATGCCAAGCCGAACGGATTTTGATCCCATTGATGTTCCTGGACTGCTGACACATATCTCTATGGTTGATATAGAGCCCGAGACCGGAAGATACAAGTATCGACTGGTCGGTTCCGAAACAGTCACTGGTGTAGGGGAGGATTATACGGGAAGATATCTTGATGAGCTTCCTGTCATGTCTGGAGTAATCGAGCGATATAACTGGATGCTTGAGAATAAAATACCTTACCTCTACAGGGGGCAATTCATCTGGTCGAAGAAAGACTATCTTGACTATTGTGCCTTAAACCTTCCCTTTTCTGACGATGGCGTGACTGTCAACATTATCATGACTGGCGTAGTCTGTTTCTTGTCAAATCATACAGAACGTCAATATCCCAGGAAGAGATGAGCCAGAACAACAAGTTCATCAAGCAGCAATCAGAAAAATCAGCCTCACATTATAGCACCAGGAAAAATCCTTAAAATTTTAAGTGAATTTTTGTAGATATTAATTCCCACGCCTTAAGCTGGTCTCTTCCTTCATGGTATACAGAGGTATTGGGGAAATGAACACTGATAACTATTCAATATTTAATTCAGACACTGATGAGATCGTTAAGAATACTGTACTGCTTCTTATCGGACTAAGTGATCTGTACACAAAAGAACACTGTATCATGGTATCCGAACTAGCTGCCCGGATCGCCCAAAGGCTTGGCGTTCTGCCAGGTGAGATTGAAAAGATAAAGCTGGCCGGCTACCTTCACGACATTGGTAAACAGGCGATACCACAGGGTTTTATATCCAAGCCCGGAAAGCTATCTCCCCAGGAATATGAGTTGGTCAAAACACATGTCCAGGTTGGC
The Emcibacter nanhaiensis genome window above contains:
- a CDS encoding PAS domain-containing protein; this encodes MFIYPVELSDLKHDVHRNLFQYWNKIRGNRSMPSRKDFEPTEVPNVLKHILMVNVEQATGRYLIRLLGSETVQALGADPTGQYVDSIPVISRVVERCNWIVENKIPYYYQGNVEWSEKNFLEYRSITFPFSDDGETVDIIMAAMVYLFPEST
- a CDS encoding PAS domain-containing protein, which encodes MNNSKGIFFPMFKAPVQLSDLEYDVHKELFSYWDKIRGSKPMPSRTDFDPIDVPGLLTHISMVDIEPETGRYKYRLVGSETVTGVGEDYTGRYLDELPVMSGVIERYNWMLENKIPYLYRGQFIWSKKDYLDYCALNLPFSDDGVTVNIIMTGVVCFLSNHTERQYPRKR
- a CDS encoding HD-GYP domain-containing protein, which produces MNTDNYSIFNSDTDEIVKNTVLLLIGLSDLYTKEHCIMVSELAARIAQRLGVLPGEIEKIKLAGYLHDIGKQAIPQGFISKPGKLSPQEYELVKTHVQVGVDVLHQLKVSPAVVRMVGEHHERLDGSGYPNCLRGSEISLGGQIIGVADV